ACTGAAACTGTCCTACTTTCCAAAGCAGCCGAAGTATGCAGTGTGTTAACAGTATTGCGTGAACTAGGCTTTAGAATTGCCTTGGATGACTTTGGCACTGGTTATTCAAGCTTGAATTACATTCATAGCTACCCGATTGACTGCATCAAAATCGATGCGGCGTTTGTGCGTAACTTACTCACCAACCAAACTTCCGAAAGCATCGTATGGCTAATCATTCAGCTCGCGAACCAACTCAAACTCGACCTAGTGGCAGAAGGGGTAGAGAACCAACAAGCCTTAGATAAGCTTTACCAAATGGGCTGTGAGCAAATACAAGGCTATTACTTTAGTAAACCCGACTTACCCAGTGTCATGGTCGAACGGCAGTTACCTTCAACCCAGCAAACTCCGGCCAACCCGAATCACTAAGATGCAGAAACAACAAAGCCCCTAAGAGGGGCTTTGTTGTGAAAGCTTGGTGCTATTGCGCAGCAAGCATGCTTTCTTGACGAGCGAGCATCTGATCGAGCTCTTTACGTTTCGCGATAAATTGTGCCATCTCTTTCTTTGGCACCGAACTCGCCATCGGAATATTCGCTTTCATCGCATTCACCGCACGACCACGTACGATTAACTCATAATGCAAATGAGGACCGGTCACACGACCTGTATTACCCGATAAACCAATGCGCTGCCCACGGGATACCTTTTGCCCTTTCTTGACCAATATTTTGCTCAAGTGCAGGTAACGAGTCATGTAGGTGCTGCCATGCTGAATCACCACATAGTTGCCCGCATAAGGGTGGTTACGAGTCATCACAACCACGCCATCACCCGATGTGTACACTGGGGTACCAATTGGCATCGCAAAGTCGGTACCGTTGTGTGGTGCAACCCGCTTGGTTACTGGATGAAAACGTTTTGGATCGAAATTTGACGAAATACGCCATTTACTATCAACCGGATAACGCTGGAAAGCGCGCTGTAAGCTATCACCATTCTTATCGTAGTATTGGCCATCTTGGTGCAGATACGCTGTGATTTCTTTACCACGATTAAAAATCTTGATCGCCTGAATTTCAGAGTTACCTGTGAGTTTTTCACCCACAAACTGACGTGACAGCACGACCTCAAAACGATCACCACGACGCAAGTCGCGGCCAAAATTAATTTTATCTTTCAGCAGAGTAACGATTTGATCAACGTCTGCCGTGCCGAGACCAGCGCGGTTTGCTGAGAGAGAAAAACTACCATCCACTTCACCGATCAGCGGTTCAACTTTCCACGTGCCGGGAATTTTCCGCTCTTCAAACTCATAGCTGCCATCGTTAAGGCGGGTGTATACCGCACGATCGACAAGGCTAAACTCAAGCTCCATTTTAGATAGCGTATTATCACTGCCTTTCCAAAAACGCAGCACGTTGCCAGGTCTTAGCGTATCAAGAGCCAGATAGTTTAAATCCGTCTCCATGATCTTCATCAGTTCAGTGTAAGGAAACCCAAGCTGGCTAAAAATCGTGCTTAGATTATCGCCCGGTTTGATTTCATATTCATAATCTGGGTACCCCACTTTCACCACGTCTGAATGTTCAGCAGACGAAAATTGCACGACCGGTGAGTCAGGCAGAGACAACTCAATACGCTGTTGCCGTATTGGACTGTTGAGCGAAGACGAGATCGCAGCCACAGCCAAAAGCGGCAAACCTACCAGTGTCGCTTTCTTTCGCATTGAAAGCTCAGAAAACCGCAAAACAATAGATTTATGTATCACCAATTTACCTGTGGAAAAAAGTCAGAACTCGGCCAAGAGTAAGGGTTTCAGCGCAGCTTGTCACCTACGCTTTCGTCAATTTAAAGCAAAAAGGCACGTATGTGCCTTTCAAAAATATAAGATTTAGTGTGTCAGCAGCAACTTAGTTCTTTGTGATTTTTTGAGCTTTCGCGCAAAAATGCTACCGAAATCACTGATAGGTGGTGAGCAAGCAGTTCTCTTCCCCAAAACCATTCTCGATGTACTGATCGGCATCTGGGTCATTTACCCATTGCTGCTGATCAAGCAAATAACGGAATTGAAATTCGCTGTCTTTCGGCAAGCGCGTTTTAAATTTGAAGGTGCTCGATTTAGCGACTTTTTTCATTGGCTCTGGCTGCCAACCTAAAAAATCCGCCACGATCGCCACTTCAGATGCCGCTTGTGGTGCATCGCATTCAAAAGTGACTTCCACTTCATCTTTTGTTTTAAGGAACTTCTTGTTAATCATGTCAAACTCCATCTTCGAACAAAAAACAACCAACTCAAGGCATGATAGGTAATTTATTCCTTATACTCAACCTAACTATCATTCAATTAAACGCATAATCTATGCGCCAAGGGGAACTAAGGTTTTCCGCATGAAATCCTAATTAACGCCGCCAACCGAGATTAACCTGAGGTTAACGAAAGTTAATCATATGAAATTAAAAGATTAATTTTATCAACACTTCACCACTAACCTCTTTTATCTTGCGGGAAGTATCCCTTTACAGCCTATAAAATGAGCGTAGAATCCACGGCGTTTTCATTTCCCTATTTTTGCTAAGGTGATCAATTATGTTTGCCATCTATGAATCCTATAAAGCCGGTCAGTTGCAACCCAAGCACTGGGTCAACAACATTACAGCGGGGTTGATAGTTGGGGTGGTTGCTCTGCCGTTGGCTATGGCATTTGCTATTGCTTCCGGCGTAAAACCAGAACAAGGAATTTATACCGCTATCATCGCGGGGATCATTGTTTCCCTGTTTGGTGGTTCACGCGTACAAATCGCCGGCCCAACCGGCGCGTTTATTGTTATTCTTGCCGGCATTGTCGCTGAACACGGTATTGCCGGATTACAGATCGCGACCATTATGGCAGGCTTTATTCTGGTCATTCTTGGTTTGGCTCGCTTAGGTAGCATCATCCGTTATATTCCTGATCCAGTTATCGTGGGCTTTACTTCAGGAATTGGTGTGATCATTTGGGTCGGTCAGTGGCGCGATTTCTTCGGTTTACCTGAAATCAAAGGTGAACATTTCCACCAGAAATTAATCGCGATTTTCCACGCATTCCCACAATTCCACCTCACGACAACCTTGCTAGCGCTTTTATCTCTGGCCTTGGTTATTTTCGGTCCTAAAATTCCGAAACTGTCCAAGATTCCGGGGCCGTTGTTGGCGTTAGTTGTTGTAACCTCACTGCAATATGTGATTGGATTTGAAGGGGTAAGAACCATTGGTTCTGCGTTTGGAGGAATCCCTCAAGGCTTGCCTGAGTTTGCCTTGCCGGATTTAAGCCTAAGTCAGATGATTCAGCTGATTGGTCCCGCTTTTGCCATTGCAATGCTGGGCGCAATCGAATCTTTACTTTCAGCAGTCGTAGCCGATGGTATGGCAGGCACGAAGCACAATTCTAACCAAGAGTTGGTC
This genomic window from Vibrio metoecus contains:
- a CDS encoding SulP family inorganic anion transporter; amino-acid sequence: MFAIYESYKAGQLQPKHWVNNITAGLIVGVVALPLAMAFAIASGVKPEQGIYTAIIAGIIVSLFGGSRVQIAGPTGAFIVILAGIVAEHGIAGLQIATIMAGFILVILGLARLGSIIRYIPDPVIVGFTSGIGVIIWVGQWRDFFGLPEIKGEHFHQKLIAIFHAFPQFHLTTTLLALLSLALVIFGPKIPKLSKIPGPLLALVVVTSLQYVIGFEGVRTIGSAFGGIPQGLPEFALPDLSLSQMIQLIGPAFAIAMLGAIESLLSAVVADGMAGTKHNSNQELVGQGIANIITPLFGGIAATGAIARTATNIRNGGNSPIAGVMHALTLVIILLVLAPLAVNIPLATLSAILFVVAWNMSEAPHFVQLAKRAPRADVAILLLTFGLTVFADLVVAVNIGVIIAMLHFVKRMASSVEVKANGSQDMSYELAQQGRSALPRELAVYALEGPFFFAAAETFERVMSSIQETPHILILRLKWVPFMDITGIQTLEEIIQSFHKRGIKVLISGANPRVSQKLIKAGIVDLVGKNNVYPVFESALHAALTEIDVTAPVETQHG
- the shyA gene encoding peptidoglycan DD-metalloendopeptidase ShyA, which encodes MRKKATLVGLPLLAVAAISSSLNSPIRQQRIELSLPDSPVVQFSSAEHSDVVKVGYPDYEYEIKPGDNLSTIFSQLGFPYTELMKIMETDLNYLALDTLRPGNVLRFWKGSDNTLSKMELEFSLVDRAVYTRLNDGSYEFEERKIPGTWKVEPLIGEVDGSFSLSANRAGLGTADVDQIVTLLKDKINFGRDLRRGDRFEVVLSRQFVGEKLTGNSEIQAIKIFNRGKEITAYLHQDGQYYDKNGDSLQRAFQRYPVDSKWRISSNFDPKRFHPVTKRVAPHNGTDFAMPIGTPVYTSGDGVVVMTRNHPYAGNYVVIQHGSTYMTRYLHLSKILVKKGQKVSRGQRIGLSGNTGRVTGPHLHYELIVRGRAVNAMKANIPMASSVPKKEMAQFIAKRKELDQMLARQESMLAAQ
- a CDS encoding isoamylase early set domain-containing protein, with the translated sequence MINKKFLKTKDEVEVTFECDAPQAASEVAIVADFLGWQPEPMKKVAKSSTFKFKTRLPKDSEFQFRYLLDQQQWVNDPDADQYIENGFGEENCLLTTYQ